From Methanobacterium congolense, one genomic window encodes:
- the arfB gene encoding 2-amino-5-formylamino-6-ribosylaminopyrimidin-4(3H)-one 5'-monophosphate deformylase has translation MVKLRYSSGNVISPHVHGVGVLAVGSHRENHGAALPIDTDSKIAAHIALQASLKTGATFLGILYAATEYDYVKHGYHLSVDDLVEGELKPALRSAKKCLDLKKVILVNGHGGNVPIIDHIKDIEGNLDLEIIFNNRVVEIEGPHAGTGELSMAAFLGFLDEKRVYKHCNFEKYPEVGMVGLDEARAAEEGINKGALEVEKKGVCVDKELGKELLEDAVESVVMDIKEAISN, from the coding sequence ATGGTAAAACTCAGATACTCATCTGGAAACGTCATTTCACCCCATGTTCACGGCGTAGGTGTGCTTGCAGTTGGATCCCACCGTGAGAACCATGGAGCTGCCCTTCCAATTGACACAGATTCCAAAATAGCAGCACATATTGCACTTCAGGCATCATTAAAAACAGGGGCAACCTTCCTGGGAATATTATACGCTGCCACAGAGTACGATTACGTGAAACATGGCTATCATCTGTCTGTGGATGACTTGGTGGAAGGTGAGCTGAAACCAGCACTGAGATCCGCAAAGAAATGCCTGGATCTCAAGAAGGTGATTCTTGTAAATGGCCACGGCGGCAACGTGCCCATCATAGATCACATTAAAGATATTGAAGGGAATCTGGACCTTGAGATCATCTTCAACAACCGCGTGGTTGAGATAGAAGGCCCACATGCAGGGACTGGAGAACTTTCAATGGCCGCTTTTCTTGGTTTTTTAGATGAAAAACGTGTTTACAAACACTGCAACTTTGAAAAGTATCCTGAAGTTGGAATGGTGGGCCTTGATGAGGCGCGTGCAGCTGAAGAAGGTATCAATAAGGGAGCCCTTGAAGTTGAGAAGAAGGGCGTCTGTGTGGACAAGGAACTTGGAAAAGAACTCCTTGAGGATGCTGTTGAGAGTGTTGTGATGGATATTAAGGAGGCCATCTCAAACTAA
- a CDS encoding toprim domain-containing protein has protein sequence MDAVNPIDVRIIVEGASDVEKVSRAMQNIALGAEYHITISAIIPTTNPEIAKKAVRGADILLIATDVDAPGRELADKFQKCLKKEVGHIERMKLPFGHDVEYMDPVIIRNEIKNAIIRAGLISIANIQKYTEIEEKLWESKDKLKALKEEKKALTAENQELISKNKEIAESKEKFRGKLKISEDEFKNVKQRYADTKNKYQILKNKELFEAFPLNELWKEAFDEELIDEEQLYFISNEFKPEKIVVGQGYIVAPSKEDATGWLKIIRTVLIFYDSKIDDLKEEFDDEKFSPNLLKQ, from the coding sequence ATGGATGCTGTAAATCCAATAGATGTCCGGATAATTGTGGAAGGTGCCTCTGATGTGGAGAAGGTTTCCAGGGCAATGCAGAACATAGCCCTCGGAGCGGAGTACCACATCACCATCTCCGCCATAATCCCAACAACCAACCCTGAAATAGCTAAAAAAGCAGTCAGGGGTGCGGATATACTTTTAATTGCAACGGATGTTGATGCACCAGGCAGGGAACTTGCAGATAAATTCCAGAAATGTCTTAAAAAGGAAGTGGGCCATATAGAAAGGATGAAACTTCCATTTGGACATGATGTGGAGTACATGGATCCCGTGATCATAAGAAACGAGATCAAAAACGCCATAATACGTGCAGGACTCATATCCATTGCCAACATACAGAAATACACAGAAATTGAGGAAAAACTCTGGGAATCCAAGGATAAACTCAAGGCACTCAAAGAAGAGAAAAAGGCCTTAACTGCTGAAAACCAGGAATTAATTTCTAAAAACAAGGAAATAGCAGAGTCAAAGGAGAAGTTCAGGGGAAAACTCAAGATCAGTGAAGACGAATTTAAAAATGTGAAGCAGAGATACGCAGATACAAAGAACAAGTATCAGATACTCAAGAATAAAGAGTTATTCGAAGCATTTCCATTGAATGAACTTTGGAAAGAAGCTTTTGATGAAGAATTAATTGATGAAGAACAACTTTATTTTATATCCAACGAATTTAAACCTGAAAAAATCGTTGTAGGTCAAGGTTACATTGTAGCACCTTCCAAGGAAGATGCCACAGGCTGGTTGAAGATAATCAGAACTGTTCTAATTTTTTATGATTCTAAAATAGATGACTTGAAGGAAGAGTTTGATGATGAAAAATTCAGTCCCAACCTACTCAAACAATAA
- a CDS encoding DUF5814 domain-containing protein: MIILRKNKKILEMFPIGSAKGAVNNRRQPIFYGYLKLGRNGDQVRPQKFIVKKDPETENLFPPSEAIKILRKQNVYVIGKDEETEEMLESLNIPFKRTRMCRHCTFEGYVTLLRKESSYLYHKEYICRLCAEAEIKRELKARGFDMSTFRNFQRMLQKTGDLNKVLSVLNPNFNPVKNPDLTLYDRIKRGSDKDIPKMSMDELKLPSEFKRVLKSHGKHLLPVQTLAVQNGLLEGDNLLIVSATASGKTLIGELAGIPRTLNGKKFMFLTPLVALANQKYRDFKKKYKKMGLDVSIRVGMSRIKAKGELSIVDDDVEASDIVVGTYEGLDFLLRAGKAHTLGDLGTVVVDEIHMLDDEERGPRLNGLIKRLKALFPDLQIIGLSATVQNPAEIASEFGMKMVEYKNRPVPLERHLVFAKSEYDKEDIMARLSRNEYKNISKKGFKGQTIIFTNSRRKTHSISDYLSKRGVNAEAYHAGLSYSKKSRIEKDFLKQKISAVVTTAALAAGVDFPASQVIFETLTMGNKWLSPNEFSQMLGRAGRPSYHDVGKVYLIPEVGRSYDDQSEDMMAVSLLESDVERIDVTYSEDDVVEQFLADVCAGRVDDLESMEAAYMEEELPLSFEETYNTLIHHKFIREVKNKDGEEKLLPTRYGRAVSTSFLNHEDADYIRKRIHAKKVKPLDIAVFLEPFESAYLSNRISQRLSKVLKINMSTRLFADSTLDILSSGDAISKLEPNIQETLINLQIEFLSCKCKDRPFCDCFQMELSRRILKQRMMKKDPAAISKKLMRNYGIQAYAGDIFSWLDAVIRMLEAIRRIAGAFGKKEVVRECSRLIKKIEGG, from the coding sequence ATGATAATTTTAAGAAAGAACAAGAAGATTCTGGAGATGTTTCCAATAGGCAGTGCTAAGGGTGCTGTTAACAACAGGAGACAGCCTATCTTCTATGGATACCTTAAACTGGGCAGAAATGGTGACCAGGTAAGGCCGCAGAAGTTCATCGTTAAAAAGGACCCTGAAACTGAGAATCTTTTTCCACCAAGCGAGGCAATCAAGATCCTCCGTAAACAGAACGTTTACGTCATAGGGAAGGATGAAGAAACTGAAGAGATGTTGGAATCTTTGAACATACCCTTTAAAAGGACTCGAATGTGCAGGCACTGCACCTTCGAGGGATACGTAACCCTTCTGAGAAAAGAATCCTCCTACCTTTACCATAAAGAGTACATCTGCAGGTTGTGTGCTGAGGCAGAGATAAAGAGGGAGCTTAAAGCTCGTGGCTTTGACATGAGCACCTTCAGAAACTTCCAGAGGATGCTTCAAAAGACAGGGGATCTGAACAAGGTTTTAAGCGTTTTAAATCCCAACTTCAACCCTGTGAAGAACCCTGACCTCACTCTTTACGACCGGATAAAGAGGGGAAGTGATAAGGACATTCCAAAGATGTCCATGGATGAATTGAAACTTCCATCGGAATTCAAAAGGGTTTTGAAGTCACACGGTAAACATCTGCTCCCTGTTCAGACCCTGGCAGTTCAGAACGGACTTCTTGAAGGGGATAACCTTCTAATCGTATCTGCAACTGCAAGTGGTAAAACCCTCATAGGAGAACTTGCAGGAATACCCAGAACCTTGAATGGGAAGAAATTCATGTTCCTCACACCTCTTGTGGCCCTTGCAAACCAGAAGTACAGGGATTTCAAGAAGAAATACAAGAAAATGGGATTGGATGTATCAATAAGGGTTGGAATGAGTAGAATAAAAGCCAAAGGTGAACTTTCAATCGTTGATGATGATGTTGAAGCTTCAGATATTGTGGTTGGAACCTACGAGGGCTTGGACTTTCTCCTGCGTGCTGGAAAGGCCCACACACTGGGAGACCTTGGAACGGTGGTTGTGGATGAGATACACATGCTGGACGACGAAGAGAGAGGACCTCGCTTAAACGGTCTTATAAAACGTTTGAAGGCACTTTTCCCGGATCTCCAGATAATAGGTCTTTCTGCAACTGTCCAAAACCCTGCGGAAATAGCATCAGAATTTGGAATGAAGATGGTGGAGTACAAAAACAGACCAGTACCCCTTGAACGCCACCTTGTATTTGCAAAGTCTGAGTACGATAAAGAGGACATAATGGCACGTCTCTCACGTAACGAATACAAAAACATTTCAAAGAAGGGGTTCAAAGGTCAGACAATCATATTCACCAATTCCAGGCGGAAAACTCATTCTATATCAGACTACCTATCAAAAAGAGGTGTCAATGCCGAAGCTTACCATGCTGGCCTCTCTTATTCCAAGAAAAGTCGGATAGAAAAGGATTTCCTGAAGCAGAAGATTTCAGCAGTGGTTACAACTGCTGCGCTGGCTGCAGGAGTTGATTTTCCAGCCTCCCAAGTTATCTTCGAAACCCTTACCATGGGAAACAAATGGCTCAGTCCAAACGAGTTTTCTCAGATGCTTGGAAGGGCAGGAAGACCATCATATCATGATGTTGGAAAGGTTTACCTCATACCTGAGGTTGGCCGTAGCTACGATGACCAGTCAGAGGATATGATGGCAGTATCACTCTTAGAAAGTGATGTGGAACGCATAGACGTGACTTACTCAGAGGACGATGTCGTGGAACAGTTCCTTGCAGATGTCTGCGCAGGCCGTGTTGATGATCTTGAGAGCATGGAAGCAGCTTACATGGAAGAAGAACTTCCACTGAGCTTCGAAGAAACTTACAACACCTTGATACACCACAAGTTCATAAGGGAAGTTAAAAATAAGGATGGAGAGGAAAAACTGCTTCCAACAAGGTATGGAAGGGCAGTTTCCACATCATTCTTGAACCATGAGGATGCAGACTACATAAGAAAGAGGATACACGCTAAGAAAGTGAAACCCCTTGACATTGCAGTGTTCTTGGAGCCATTTGAAAGTGCGTACCTCTCAAACAGAATAAGTCAGAGGCTGTCCAAGGTTCTCAAGATCAACATGTCCACGAGGCTCTTTGCAGATTCAACCCTGGACATACTCTCATCAGGAGATGCGATCTCCAAGCTGGAGCCCAACATCCAGGAGACACTTATAAATCTTCAAATAGAATTTTTATCCTGCAAATGTAAGGACAGACCCTTCTGTGATTGTTTCCAGATGGAGCTCTCACGTAGAATACTCAAACAGCGTATGATGAAGAAGGACCCTGCAGCCATAAGCAAGAAGCTCATGCGAAACTATGGAATTCAGGCATATGCAGGGGATATCTTCAGCTGGCTTGATGCAGTTATAAGGATGCTGGAAGCTATCAGGAGAATTGCAGGGGCATTTGGTAAGAAAGAGGTTGTAAGGGAGTGTTCAAGGCTTATCAAGAAGATTGAGGGTGGATGA
- a CDS encoding LSm family protein, translating into MNAQKNVNTSRPLDVLGKSLNSQVLIKLKGGREFRGALNSFDMHMNLVLNDAEELEDGESARRLGVVLIRGDNIVYISPG; encoded by the coding sequence GTGAATGCACAGAAGAATGTGAATACATCAAGACCACTTGATGTGTTAGGTAAATCATTAAACTCCCAAGTACTCATTAAACTCAAAGGTGGAAGAGAATTTAGAGGAGCTCTCAACAGTTTTGACATGCATATGAACTTAGTCTTGAACGACGCCGAAGAATTAGAAGATGGCGAGTCCGCAAGAAGGTTAGGGGTTGTCCTTATAAGGGGCGACAACATAGTTTATATATCACCAGGATAG
- the purF gene encoding amidophosphoribosyltransferase: MRDKCGIVGAYSNKKSDNVSRYIYYGLYSLQHRGQESAGISTHNGKEMSTYRGMGLVCDVFNNGNMDGLDGNVGIGHVRYSTTGKSKLENSQPFYSEFECGTIAIAHNGDIINSMELRKELQLLGHKFNSTTDSEVIFQLLSLEYSKTRDMVESVRNVSKRLIGSYSIVILVNDDLIVVRDPIGIKPLSMGKLDDVTIVASETVAFDVVGAEYVQDIEPGEILVINDEIKSYKIFEDKKMPRAHCMFEYVYFARPDSILDGRSVYNVRLNIGKSLARQFPVDADIVMPVPDSAITAAIGYSRESGLPYGEGLIKNRYIGRTFIMPTQEERETSVRLKMNPIKSELEGKSIVLVDDSVVRGTTSKSLVKVLRDAGVKEIHLRVGCPPITSPCYYGIAMATKKELIASDKEVEEIRQILGVDSLGYLDKQSLVECIGLGRDELCMGCLTGEYPTTLPEDIKAYEASRC; this comes from the coding sequence TTGCGGGATAAATGCGGTATTGTAGGAGCTTACTCTAATAAAAAATCCGATAATGTTTCAAGGTACATCTATTATGGATTGTACTCTTTGCAGCACAGAGGACAAGAATCTGCAGGAATATCTACCCATAACGGCAAGGAAATGAGCACGTACAGGGGAATGGGTCTTGTTTGTGATGTTTTTAACAATGGAAACATGGATGGTCTTGACGGAAATGTGGGCATAGGTCATGTAAGGTACTCAACAACTGGAAAATCAAAACTTGAAAATTCACAGCCATTCTACAGTGAATTTGAATGTGGAACCATTGCAATAGCCCACAACGGGGATATAATTAATTCAATGGAATTGAGGAAGGAGCTACAGCTTCTTGGTCACAAATTCAATTCAACAACAGATTCAGAAGTCATATTCCAGCTTTTATCCTTGGAGTACTCCAAGACTAGGGATATGGTCGAATCTGTTCGGAACGTTTCAAAACGGTTGATTGGTTCTTATTCTATTGTAATACTTGTAAATGATGATCTTATTGTTGTACGTGACCCCATAGGAATAAAACCCCTTTCTATGGGGAAATTAGATGATGTTACGATTGTGGCATCTGAAACTGTTGCTTTTGATGTTGTAGGGGCGGAATATGTTCAGGACATAGAGCCTGGTGAAATTCTTGTTATAAACGATGAAATAAAGAGTTACAAAATCTTTGAAGACAAGAAAATGCCTCGTGCACACTGTATGTTTGAATATGTTTATTTTGCACGTCCTGACAGTATTCTGGACGGTAGATCAGTTTATAACGTTCGTTTGAACATTGGAAAATCCCTTGCAAGACAGTTCCCAGTTGATGCTGATATCGTCATGCCAGTACCTGATTCTGCGATAACCGCAGCGATAGGTTACTCAAGGGAATCAGGATTACCTTACGGTGAGGGACTCATAAAGAACCGTTACATAGGAAGAACCTTCATCATGCCAACACAAGAGGAACGTGAAACCTCTGTAAGGCTTAAGATGAACCCTATAAAATCAGAGCTTGAAGGTAAAAGCATAGTGCTTGTTGATGACAGTGTGGTTCGTGGAACAACATCAAAATCCCTTGTAAAAGTTTTAAGGGATGCAGGGGTTAAAGAGATCCATCTCAGAGTGGGTTGTCCACCTATAACATCCCCTTGTTACTATGGAATAGCAATGGCAACCAAAAAAGAGTTAATAGCATCTGACAAGGAAGTTGAAGAGATAAGACAGATCCTGGGTGTTGATTCCTTGGGATACCTTGATAAACAATCCCTTGTGGAGTGTATAGGTCTTGGAAGGGATGAACTCTGTATGGGCTGTCTTACTGGAGAATATCCAACGACTCTGCCTGAAGATATTAAAGCATACGAGGCCAGTCGGTGTTAA
- a CDS encoding 50S ribosomal protein L37e yields MKGTPSFGKRNKKTHIRCRRCGKNSYHARKKYCAACGFGKSKRIRSYNWQNKKITGYRLK; encoded by the coding sequence ATGAAAGGAACACCATCATTTGGTAAGCGTAATAAAAAAACCCATATCAGATGCAGGCGCTGTGGTAAAAACTCATACCACGCACGTAAAAAATACTGCGCAGCATGTGGATTCGGTAAATCCAAGAGGATCCGAAGTTACAACTGGCAGAACAAAAAAATCACAGGTTACAGGTTAAAATAG
- a CDS encoding DUF1947 domain-containing protein: MKIKKRYYLKKKKLKEVQEKLGDYAELIKPKSKVEIIETDLPDILLVDGEPLVMMLDDEPLPTVKGALKMDIKSSYVVVDMGAVKFVAKGADVMSPGIVDADPSIEEGNLVVIVEESHKKPLAVGRSLISGTEMIENREGKAVKSLHYIGDDIWNLEI; this comes from the coding sequence TTGAAGATCAAAAAAAGGTACTATCTTAAAAAGAAAAAACTCAAGGAAGTTCAGGAAAAACTCGGTGACTACGCAGAACTAATAAAGCCAAAAAGCAAAGTTGAAATCATTGAAACTGACCTTCCAGACATTCTCCTGGTTGATGGAGAACCCCTGGTGATGATGCTGGATGATGAACCCCTTCCAACAGTCAAGGGCGCCCTTAAAATGGACATAAAATCCAGTTACGTTGTGGTGGATATGGGTGCTGTTAAATTCGTTGCAAAGGGTGCAGATGTGATGTCACCAGGTATAGTGGATGCAGATCCATCAATAGAAGAAGGAAATCTCGTTGTTATCGTTGAAGAAAGTCATAAAAAGCCCCTTGCAGTTGGAAGAAGTTTAATATCTGGGACTGAAATGATTGAAAACCGTGAGGGAAAGGCCGTGAAAAGCCTGCATTACATTGGCGATGACATATGGAACCTTGAGATTTAA
- a CDS encoding U32 family peptidase encodes MVELLSPARDFAALNSAVKNGADSVYIGIKGCNMRAHVANFKIEDIKRAADICHESAVKLYICTNTIMKEDEIEHLKEVMPFIRDSGADAVIVSDLGALKVAREHDVPVHMSVQANLSNTESLQLLEELGVERAILSRDLSLDDIKRIKSGTAMEIETFVHGAMCMAVSGRCFLSSHLYDKSANCGECLQPCRKRWKLLSEDEEELSMFVSEGSVPDTTHILSPQDLCMVEHVPELVESGIDAFKIEGRARPADYVATVTKVYREAIDIYNTGSWDVNRQERMDGWMSELRKVFNRGFDTGFYLRKPYKISGCNESTHKKQDVGEVVNYYSRVSAAEIRLWNDLQVDDEVVIQGPTTGSLIQKVESMQINGENIQKGFKGQNVAISVVDKVRANDSVYKRIKK; translated from the coding sequence ATGGTAGAACTTCTCTCTCCAGCAAGGGATTTTGCAGCACTGAACTCTGCAGTTAAAAACGGTGCAGATTCAGTTTACATAGGTATAAAAGGCTGCAACATGCGGGCCCACGTTGCAAACTTCAAAATTGAAGACATTAAAAGGGCTGCAGATATCTGTCATGAATCTGCTGTGAAGCTCTACATCTGCACCAACACCATAATGAAGGAAGATGAAATAGAACACCTTAAAGAGGTTATGCCTTTTATCAGGGATTCTGGTGCTGATGCAGTGATAGTTTCAGACCTTGGGGCGCTGAAGGTTGCACGTGAACATGATGTTCCAGTTCACATGAGTGTTCAGGCCAATCTGTCCAACACAGAATCATTGCAGCTCCTTGAAGAACTGGGAGTGGAACGTGCCATCCTCTCAAGGGACCTATCACTTGACGACATCAAACGTATCAAATCAGGGACAGCAATGGAGATCGAAACCTTCGTGCATGGGGCCATGTGTATGGCAGTGTCTGGAAGGTGCTTTTTAAGTTCACATCTATACGATAAGAGTGCAAACTGTGGTGAATGTCTCCAACCCTGTAGAAAAAGATGGAAACTACTATCTGAGGATGAAGAAGAGTTATCAATGTTTGTGTCAGAGGGATCGGTGCCTGACACAACTCATATCTTGAGTCCGCAGGATCTCTGCATGGTGGAACATGTTCCTGAACTTGTAGAATCTGGAATCGATGCATTTAAGATAGAAGGGCGTGCAAGACCTGCAGACTACGTTGCAACGGTTACAAAGGTTTACAGGGAAGCAATTGACATTTACAACACTGGATCGTGGGATGTCAACAGGCAGGAACGCATGGATGGCTGGATGTCCGAGCTTCGTAAGGTCTTCAACAGGGGTTTTGACACAGGATTTTACCTCAGAAAACCCTACAAAATTAGTGGATGCAACGAATCAACCCACAAAAAACAGGACGTTGGAGAGGTTGTGAATTATTACAGCAGGGTTTCTGCAGCAGAGATAAGACTTTGGAATGACCTTCAAGTGGATGATGAGGTCGTGATTCAGGGACCAACAACGGGTTCCCTCATCCAGAAGGTTGAGTCCATGCAGATAAATGGTGAAAACATTCAAAAGGGATTTAAAGGTCAGAATGTGGCTATTTCTGTTGTGGACAAGGTTAGGGCGAATGATTCTGTTTATAAGAGAATTAAGAAGTAA